From a region of the Streptomyces venezuelae genome:
- a CDS encoding bifunctional serine/threonine protein kinase/MFS transporter, protein MDQLTAEDPNRIGPYRLIARLGAGGMGLVYLGRSEAGRTVAVKVVQAEYAGNPEFRKRFAREVAAARRVGGSWTAAVLDADTEAAVPWVATQYIPGPDLQTVVARQFGPLPEDSVRTLANRLALALRAVHEAGLIHRDLKPSNVLVTVDGPRVIDFGIARAMDSLTGDSLHTRTGMLIGSPGFMSPEQVRGLELTPASDVFCLGAVLVYAATGRMLFGAKDTGLNAHLFRIAEEEADLTGVPESLAGLVGACLHKDAARRPTPEEVAERTAADAAGEWLPGAVLAQLGRHAARLLDYAPASHAGAGGGGAGMGGAGAGGGVVTEKGPAEQAPDPRLVPAQSRQDASPYGTPPPPPAYAPTTPGHFGPADGFGPPPGSLPADQSVPAPPHPRRWWGLAVLALTQLLVLVEAAQFSLLGPQIHADLGIDHLGAVFTAHLVALAGLLLLGGHLADLFGARRMLVAGLIGFAAAAAFGGAAAGTGPLIAARVLQGASAALLVPAALSLVATGFTDPKERGRAFGIYAAVAAGGGALGVFTGGWLAETLDWRWALWSVVPLAVLALIGTLTLLPGRPGRTGARFDGLGVLLGTAGSAILACGLAEAPDWGVVQTLVVVAGGLALLAAFLWWQRRTSGPLLPAYVLADRSRLGSLLAVLVTGFAVVALLPALGFFAQQIRGEGPGATGTAHLPLAAAALVAATQVSARLLPRVAPRALLLPGLAVTALGLALLAGVGGAATYATGVLPGMLLTGFGLGLALVPLYAIGTAGVAPHHAGAASGALGAAQYLGQAIGGAVLGAVLTSRLRQISEDTDVFARLLDSYTTTLWCAAGAVLLAALPAVLLISAPRRNTGAA, encoded by the coding sequence GTGGATCAGCTGACCGCCGAAGACCCGAACCGTATCGGACCGTACCGCCTGATCGCCCGGCTGGGCGCGGGTGGCATGGGACTGGTCTACCTGGGCCGCTCCGAAGCCGGGCGTACCGTCGCCGTGAAGGTGGTCCAGGCGGAGTACGCCGGGAACCCCGAATTCCGCAAGAGGTTCGCCCGCGAGGTGGCCGCCGCGCGACGGGTGGGCGGCAGCTGGACGGCAGCCGTGCTCGACGCCGACACCGAGGCCGCCGTGCCCTGGGTGGCGACCCAGTACATCCCGGGGCCCGACCTGCAGACCGTGGTCGCCCGGCAGTTCGGTCCGCTGCCCGAGGACTCCGTACGGACCCTCGCCAACCGGCTCGCCCTCGCCCTGCGGGCCGTGCACGAGGCGGGTCTGATCCACCGCGACCTGAAGCCCTCCAACGTGCTCGTCACCGTCGACGGGCCCCGTGTCATCGACTTCGGCATCGCGCGGGCGATGGACAGCCTGACCGGGGACAGCCTGCACACCCGCACCGGCATGCTGATCGGCTCGCCGGGGTTCATGTCCCCGGAACAGGTCCGCGGTCTCGAACTGACCCCCGCCAGCGACGTCTTCTGCCTCGGTGCGGTCCTCGTGTACGCCGCCACGGGACGCATGCTCTTCGGCGCCAAGGACACCGGCCTGAACGCCCACCTCTTCCGGATCGCCGAGGAGGAGGCGGACCTGACCGGGGTGCCGGAGTCACTGGCCGGCCTCGTCGGTGCGTGCCTGCACAAGGACGCGGCCCGGCGGCCGACCCCCGAGGAGGTGGCGGAGCGTACGGCGGCGGACGCCGCCGGGGAGTGGCTCCCGGGCGCGGTGCTGGCCCAGCTGGGGCGCCACGCCGCACGGTTGCTGGACTACGCCCCGGCGTCTCACGCCGGAGCCGGCGGTGGCGGGGCCGGCATGGGTGGGGCCGGAGCCGGCGGCGGGGTCGTGACCGAGAAGGGCCCCGCCGAGCAGGCGCCGGACCCCCGCCTCGTGCCCGCGCAGTCCCGGCAGGACGCCTCCCCGTACGGAACACCGCCCCCGCCTCCCGCGTACGCGCCCACGACCCCCGGCCACTTCGGCCCCGCGGACGGCTTCGGGCCGCCCCCGGGTTCGCTCCCCGCGGACCAGTCCGTCCCCGCGCCCCCGCATCCCCGGCGGTGGTGGGGGCTCGCGGTGCTCGCCCTGACACAGCTGCTGGTGCTGGTCGAAGCAGCGCAGTTCAGCCTGCTGGGGCCGCAGATACACGCCGATCTCGGCATCGACCACCTGGGCGCCGTATTCACCGCCCACCTGGTCGCCCTCGCCGGACTGCTGCTGCTGGGCGGGCATCTCGCCGACCTGTTCGGAGCCCGGCGGATGCTGGTGGCCGGCCTGATCGGATTCGCGGCGGCCGCCGCGTTCGGCGGCGCGGCCGCCGGCACCGGGCCGCTGATCGCCGCCCGCGTCCTGCAGGGCGCCTCTGCGGCCCTGCTCGTCCCGGCCGCGCTGTCCCTGGTGGCCACCGGATTCACCGACCCCAAGGAACGCGGCAGGGCCTTCGGGATCTACGCGGCGGTCGCCGCGGGCGGCGGTGCGCTCGGCGTGTTCACGGGCGGGTGGCTCGCGGAGACCCTGGACTGGCGCTGGGCCCTGTGGTCGGTGGTCCCGCTCGCCGTGCTCGCCCTGATCGGCACGCTCACCCTGCTGCCCGGCCGCCCCGGCCGCACCGGAGCCCGGTTCGACGGACTCGGCGTGCTCCTCGGCACGGCGGGATCCGCCATCCTGGCCTGTGGCCTCGCCGAGGCCCCGGACTGGGGCGTCGTCCAGACCCTGGTCGTTGTCGCGGGCGGCCTCGCGCTGCTCGCCGCGTTCCTGTGGTGGCAGAGGCGAACCTCCGGCCCGCTGCTCCCCGCGTACGTCCTCGCGGACCGGAGCCGCCTCGGCTCCCTCCTGGCCGTTCTCGTCACCGGTTTCGCCGTGGTCGCCCTCCTCCCCGCCCTGGGCTTCTTCGCCCAGCAGATCCGCGGCGAGGGCCCGGGTGCGACCGGGACCGCCCACCTGCCGCTGGCCGCCGCGGCGCTCGTGGCCGCCACCCAGGTCTCCGCACGCCTGCTGCCCCGCGTCGCCCCGCGGGCCCTGCTCCTGCCGGGCCTGGCGGTCACGGCCCTCGGGCTGGCCCTGCTGGCGGGTGTCGGCGGAGCGGCCACGTATGCGACCGGGGTGCTGCCCGGCATGCTGCTCACCGGATTCGGCCTGGGCCTGGCCCTCGTCCCGCTCTACGCCATCGGGACCGCCGGGGTGGCGCCGCACCACGCGGGTGCGGCCTCGGGAGCCCTCGGGGCGGCCCAGTACCTGGGTCAGGCGATCGGCGGGGCGGTGCTCGGCGCCGTCCTGACGAGCCGCCTGCGGCAGATCTCGGAAGACACCGACGTGTTCGCCCGGCTGCTCGACTCCTACACCACCACCCTCTGGTGCGCGGCCGGGGCCGTCCTGCTGGCGGCCCTGCCGGCCGTCCTGCTGATCAGCGCCCCGCGGCGGAACACGGGCGCGGCCTGA
- a CDS encoding PQQ-binding-like beta-propeller repeat protein gives MTETTNGDAAERSRPQGARRSWLGGLIAVAVVLAIVVGLGWAFLGTSGYWPGSSLTTAWETPGDSRAPEDGTHQAWIVDDTLVRTRHDAVTGFDAGTGKKVWEFVPPGRTEICAASTTADGAHVLIAYDENTRSAAEGCATVAALDLADGRELWRTALAPAGGDTADRVRALAVGSGLGVVLDATGKGAPAVRAVDLRTGSPRWTAAVQEGCTPDGTATAPREVLAVLACGEEMRLAAFDPADGRQLWITPLDARRGVAAGASVTFTATEPVVLRVDEGDRGVDAFLTFGPGGRPGARIQATGDGHGSIGSHVTVSDGRLFALTDGGKWGLLVAFDLTTGGRLWKEALGGAAYVVQGLHAQDGLVTAVKGSTRYGDSLYAYDAATGDEEEHRAFRDDAGSVDDLIPYKDRLIAVRSGSHVRPFTAFERW, from the coding sequence ATGACGGAAACGACGAACGGTGACGCGGCAGAGCGGTCGAGACCGCAGGGCGCAAGGCGGTCCTGGCTCGGCGGCCTGATCGCCGTCGCTGTGGTGCTGGCGATCGTCGTCGGCCTCGGCTGGGCGTTCCTGGGCACCTCGGGCTACTGGCCCGGATCGTCGTTGACGACGGCCTGGGAGACCCCCGGCGACAGCCGGGCCCCGGAGGACGGCACCCACCAGGCCTGGATCGTGGACGACACCCTCGTCCGCACCCGGCACGACGCCGTCACGGGATTCGATGCCGGAACCGGCAAGAAGGTCTGGGAGTTCGTCCCGCCCGGCCGCACCGAGATCTGCGCCGCCAGCACCACCGCCGACGGCGCGCACGTGCTGATCGCGTACGACGAGAACACCAGGAGCGCCGCCGAGGGCTGCGCCACCGTCGCCGCGCTGGACCTCGCCGACGGCCGCGAACTGTGGCGCACCGCCCTCGCACCGGCGGGCGGCGACACCGCCGACCGCGTCCGCGCGCTCGCCGTCGGCAGCGGGCTCGGCGTGGTCCTCGACGCCACTGGCAAGGGCGCGCCCGCCGTCCGCGCCGTCGACCTCCGCACCGGCTCCCCCCGCTGGACCGCCGCGGTCCAGGAGGGCTGCACCCCGGACGGCACGGCCACCGCGCCCCGGGAGGTCCTCGCCGTCCTGGCCTGCGGCGAGGAGATGCGGCTGGCCGCCTTCGACCCGGCCGACGGCAGGCAGCTGTGGATCACACCCCTCGACGCCCGCCGGGGGGTCGCCGCCGGCGCGAGCGTCACCTTCACGGCCACCGAGCCCGTCGTGCTGCGCGTCGACGAGGGCGACCGGGGCGTCGACGCCTTCCTCACCTTCGGGCCCGGTGGCCGCCCCGGAGCCCGGATCCAGGCCACCGGCGACGGCCACGGCTCGATCGGCAGCCATGTGACCGTCTCCGACGGACGGCTCTTCGCGCTCACCGACGGCGGCAAGTGGGGGCTGCTCGTCGCCTTCGACCTGACGACCGGCGGCAGGCTCTGGAAGGAGGCCCTCGGCGGCGCCGCCTACGTCGTCCAGGGGCTGCACGCGCAGGACGGCCTGGTCACGGCCGTGAAGGGGTCGACCAGGTACGGCGACAGCCTCTACGCGTACGACGCCGCCACGGGCGACGAGGAGGAGCACCGTGCCTTCCGCGACGACGCCGGCTCCGTCGACGACCTGATCCCGTACAAGGACAGGCTCATCGCCGTGCGTTCGGGCAGCCACGTGAGGCCCTTCACCGCGTTCGAACGCTGGTGA
- a CDS encoding response regulator has protein sequence MLRLILAEDSVLLRAGLTELLTRGGHQVLAAVGSAEELVRAVEAQRPDVVVTDVRMPPGFRDEGLRAVLELRSRDAALPVLVLSQYVATAYATQLLTGASAAGLGYLLKDRVGEVAEFLDALQQVAEGRTVIDPEVVRVLLSRQSEERPLARLTPREREVLTLMASGLNNQALAARLFITEAAVVKHASSIFMKLDLDATEGNRRVLAVLAHLSGQDRQDPAVTSVRTR, from the coding sequence GTGCTCCGGCTGATCCTCGCCGAGGACTCCGTACTGCTGCGCGCCGGGCTGACCGAACTCCTCACCCGCGGCGGGCACCAGGTCCTCGCCGCCGTCGGCAGCGCCGAGGAGCTGGTACGGGCGGTGGAGGCGCAGCGGCCGGACGTCGTCGTGACGGATGTGCGGATGCCGCCCGGCTTCCGCGACGAAGGCCTGCGGGCCGTACTCGAACTCCGCTCCCGCGACGCCGCGTTGCCCGTGCTCGTGCTCTCGCAGTACGTGGCCACGGCCTACGCCACCCAGTTGCTGACGGGTGCCTCGGCGGCGGGGCTGGGCTATCTCCTCAAGGACCGGGTCGGCGAGGTGGCCGAGTTCCTCGACGCCCTCCAGCAGGTCGCCGAGGGCCGTACGGTCATCGACCCGGAGGTGGTGCGGGTCCTCCTCAGCCGGCAGTCCGAGGAACGGCCGCTGGCCCGGCTGACCCCGCGCGAGCGGGAGGTGCTGACGCTGATGGCCTCCGGCCTCAACAACCAGGCCCTGGCGGCACGGCTGTTCATCACCGAGGCCGCCGTCGTCAAACACGCCTCCAGCATCTTCATGAAGCTCGACCTGGACGCCACCGAGGGCAACCGCCGGGTCCTGGCGGTCCTGGCCCACCTGTCGGGCCAGGACCGCCAGGACCCGGCCGTCACCAGCGTTCGAACGCGGTGA
- a CDS encoding sensor histidine kinase → MSDSTPLPEPAGFAPVTVLAAMRRPLRFLGSWWPWRCWAYLASGFLLGYPVLVVLVLLLGFGLALAVVGIGLLLLLGAVVAGVPLGALERWRLRWVEPGPVPDPHTSLAGAGPAAWLRTRLRERATWREFAYAALLGPVFGAAGFAVITLLAFALILVATPVIVWAIAPDTVMLIPGRAVSGPVEALGGTAVGLAGTTVAAYAGALLAGAQVKAARLLLGPRVEADRILELTRSRVRLVDAFEAERRRIERDLHDGAQQQLVALSMTLGLAELELRGLPQAAGAAALVARGRGEARVALEQLRDLVRGIHPQVLTDHGLAAAVAEVALRHPVPVTVDLDVPRLTEPVEVTAYFTVTEALANAAKHSGASHVHVVGKVVGDRLTLTVTDDGRGGADPGAGAGLAGLADRVAMLKGRLVVSSPVGGPTRLRVEVPCSG, encoded by the coding sequence ATGTCCGACTCCACGCCCCTCCCCGAACCGGCCGGATTCGCTCCGGTCACCGTCCTGGCCGCGATGCGCCGGCCGCTGCGGTTCCTCGGCTCGTGGTGGCCCTGGCGGTGCTGGGCGTATCTGGCCAGCGGGTTCCTCCTCGGCTATCCGGTTCTGGTCGTCCTCGTCCTGCTCCTCGGGTTCGGGCTGGCGCTGGCGGTCGTCGGGATCGGCCTGCTGCTCCTGCTGGGCGCCGTCGTCGCCGGGGTGCCGCTGGGGGCGCTGGAGCGGTGGCGGCTGCGGTGGGTGGAGCCCGGGCCCGTGCCGGACCCGCACACCTCGCTCGCCGGTGCCGGGCCCGCGGCCTGGCTGCGGACCCGGCTGCGGGAGCGGGCCACCTGGCGGGAGTTCGCGTACGCCGCCCTGCTCGGACCGGTCTTCGGGGCCGCCGGGTTCGCCGTGATCACGCTGCTGGCCTTCGCCCTGATCCTCGTCGCGACACCGGTGATCGTGTGGGCCATCGCACCGGACACGGTGATGCTGATCCCCGGCCGGGCGGTCTCCGGGCCGGTCGAGGCCCTGGGCGGCACGGCCGTCGGGCTGGCCGGGACGACGGTGGCGGCGTACGCGGGCGCGCTGCTCGCCGGGGCCCAGGTGAAGGCGGCCCGGCTGCTGCTCGGGCCACGGGTGGAGGCGGACCGGATCCTGGAGCTCACTCGCTCCCGGGTCCGCCTGGTGGACGCCTTCGAAGCCGAACGGCGGCGCATCGAGCGGGACTTGCACGACGGGGCGCAGCAGCAGCTGGTCGCCCTCAGCATGACGCTGGGCCTCGCCGAGCTGGAACTGCGCGGGCTCCCGCAGGCGGCCGGGGCCGCCGCGCTGGTGGCCCGGGGGCGGGGGGAGGCCAGGGTCGCCCTGGAGCAACTGCGCGACCTCGTACGGGGAATCCATCCGCAGGTCCTCACCGACCACGGGCTGGCGGCGGCCGTCGCCGAGGTGGCCCTGCGTCATCCCGTACCGGTGACGGTGGACCTCGACGTGCCCCGGCTGACCGAACCGGTGGAAGTCACGGCCTACTTCACCGTCACCGAGGCCCTCGCCAACGCGGCCAAGCACAGCGGCGCCTCGCACGTCCACGTCGTCGGTAAGGTCGTGGGTGACCGGCTCACTCTCACCGTCACCGACGACGGCCGCGGCGGCGCCGATCCCGGCGCGGGAGCGGGCCTGGCAGGACTCGCGGACAGGGTGGCGATGTTGAAGGGCAGGCTGGTGGTGTCCAGTCCGGTGGGCGGACCGACCCGACTCAGGGTGGAGGTCCCGTGCTCCGGCTGA